The following DNA comes from Streptomyces sp. NBC_00690.
CAACCCGGCGCCGTGGCCGAGGAACACACCGGTGCGGACCGCATCCGTGCACTCGCGGCAAGTGGATACGCGGCCCTGCCGATCCCTGCGGACTTCGGCGGCGGGGGCGCGGGCCTGGTGGAAGTCGCCTCGGCCCAACGCGCGTTGGGCATGGTCGACCCCTCGGCCGCGATCGCGTTGAACATGCACGCTTTCACGGTGGGGCTGATGACCGACTATTGGAAGCGGCACCGGGACACGAGCTGGATGCTGCTGGAGGGGATCGCCCGGTCCGGCGCGCTGGTGGCATCCGCGTTCGCCGAGCCGGGCGGTAGCCCCAACTTCCTGAGCAGTCGCTCCGAAGCCGTTCAGACTCCCAAGGGCTATCGGGTGTCGGGGGTGAAGTACCCCTGTTCGCTTGCCTCCACGGCCACCCTGGTGTGTCTGACGGCCCGGGTCACGGGGACCGACGAGACGATCCTCGCCCTGTGTCCCAGCAGCTCCCCCGGCCTCACGGTCGAGGGGGAATGGCCATCGCTCGGGATGAGACAGTCCGACACGGCCAAACTCGTCCTGCACGACGTCGAGCTGGACGACCGGCTCGTCTTCCACCGCGGCCCGGCGGACGTCATCGACGACAACGTCATCTCCGGCATGGTCTGGTTCGCGGTGCTGCTGAGCGCCACGTACCACGGTGTCCTCAGCGGACTGTTGGACCTCGCCCACCGCGGTGTGGTGCGCGCCGGCGCCCATGGGCCGAGAACCGCCCTCCTCGGTCGCGCCACCCGGGAACTGTTGACGCTCGGCGGCGCCTGCCGTCAGCTCGGGGCCGATGTCGAATCGGGGGCGATCGCCGGACGGGCTGCGCTGGCGGCGGCGGTGGGACTGCGGGCCACGCTCAGCGACACGCGCGATCGAGTGTTGAGTGCCGTCACCCCGGTCCTCGGCAGCCGGTTGTACGGAAGAGGCCAACGGGCGGCCGACCTCCTGGTCGATTCGCTCGCCGTCCACCACCATCCACCGTCGCTCCTGATGTGCGACGAGGTCGTCGGTGCGTTCTGTACGGGACGTGAGATCAGCTTCGATCCGGCCGGCTGAGCCGCCCGGCCGTCCCTGCCAAAGGAGAGAGCCATGCCCCACGTCGAAGTCAATCTGCCGATCGATGCCCCCGCGAGTGATGCCTGGCGGGCCGTCACCCGGCTGGAGGACTACGCCGACTACATGGAGAACGTCGAATCGGTGACCGTGCGCGGACAGACCGAGGCCGGCGCACGCGTCAGCGAGTGGTCGGTCTACCTCAAGGGCTCCGTACTGGAGTGGGTCGAGGAGGACGAGTTGGACGAGGCGACGCGCACCATGACGTTCACCCAGGTCTCCGGCGACCTCGACGAGTTCCGAGGGTACTGGCGGGTCGAGGACGGTGGGAGGGGAACCTCCGTGGTCACCTTCTCGGTCGACTTCGAGATCGGCATCCCGTTGCTGGCCGACATGCTCAACCCCGTCGCCGCCAAGGCCCTGCGAGAGAACTCCGAGCACATGCTCCGGGCCATCGAGCGGCGGATCACGGTCTCGTGACACCGCCCGCGCGGATCCTGGTGACCGGGGCCACCGGCGCAGTGGGCAGTGCCGTGCAACGCGCACTGGACGCAGCGGGACACGCCACGTACGGCGTCAGCCGCCGGGGCGGGACGGGGGCGCGCCAGTACGCATGGCGGATCGGGCAGGAGGCGGCGCCCGACGCGTTGCGCGGCCCGTGGCCCGTCGTGGTGCACTGCGCCGCCGACACCCGTTGGAACCTTTCCACCGAGCGGGCGGCGGAGGCGAACATCACCCCGCTGCGAGCCCTGTTGTCGACCATCGGGCCCGAGACCCACTTCATCCATCTCTCCTCCTCGTACGTGACCGGCCTGGAGGGCACATCCGACCCGTCCGCGCCCGACGCCTACCGCAACTCCTACGAGTGGTCGAAGGCCGCGGCCGAACGACTGGTGCGTGCCGAACGGGAGAGCGCGGACATCGTGCGGTTCCCCATCGTGATGGGAGCCAGGTCCGACGGCCGGTTGGATCGCTACAGCGGATTCTTCTGGCTCCCCTCGTCGCTGTGCAGCGGGGCGGTGCCCGCCCTGGTGGCGGAGGGAAAGGCGCTGTTGGACATGGTCAGCACCGACGACGTAGCCGATCACATCGTCCGCATCGTCGCGGGTGGGCCTCCTTCGGATCACCGCCTGGCCGTACTGGGGCGCGGTGATCGGGCCCAACGGGTCGAGGAGGTGTTCGACACCATCCTCGACGCCCTCAACTCCTGGCGCACCGAGGCGGGCGTGCCCCGCTTGGACCATCTGCCCTATGTGACTCCCGACCAGTGGAATCGCTTCTACCTGCCCTTCGCCGAGCAGTATCTGGACCGTGCGCAACTGGTGCGGGTCACCGCCTTTCGTGCGTACCAGGGCTATCTCTCGGTCACCGAGCCGTTCGCGGTCACCGATCGGGTGGCGGACACCGCACAGGTGCTGCACCGGTCGATACGGCGGTGGGCCGATATGCACGACGCATCGGCACGCCGAGTGCCCCGACCGTGGGGAGCCTGAGGTGTCGATCAGGTCGGGGATCTCAGTCAAGCCATGGAGGGAATCACGGAAGTCAAGGGTTGGGCTGCCGAGTTGGAGTTGGTGTTCGCGTAGGAAGGAACCACCCCTGTCATGAAATCCGTACGTGTTGCGCTGGCCGGTGCAGGCAACTGTGCCTGGAGCTTCAGCCAGTTCGTCGCCCAGGCGCAGGCGGACCCCGAAACTCGACTACCGGGACTCATGTGCCATACGGTCGGCGGCTACCGGCTCTCGGACGTGCGCATCGTCGCAGCGTTCGACGTGGATGCGGCCAAGGTCGGACTACCCCTTGCCGAGGCGTTCACCGCTCCCGCGATCTGTGCGACCGACTTCACCCCGCTCGGTGTCGACCGCAACGCACCGGTGCTGGCCGCGCCGGTCCTCGACGGCCTCGCGGGCCCGCTCGGTGCAGTGGTGGAACTCGCCGAATCCGCTCGTGACACCACCCAGGAGGACGTCAGCAAGGCCCTGGCCGAACATGAGGTCGACGTCCTGGTGATCGTTTTGCCGACCGGGGCCTCGCAGGCCATCCGCATGTTCGCCAACGCCGCCCTCGCCGCCGGGGTCGCCGTGGTCAACGCCACCCCCGAGGAGTTGGCCCGGGATGTGGACCTGCGCCGTAGGTTCGCGGACGCGGGGCTCGTCCTGCTCGGGGACGACCTGCGCAGCCATGTCGGTGCCACCTCCCTCCACACCACCCTCATCGAACTGTTGCTCAGTCGAGGGCTGGTACTGGCGAGCACCTACCAGCTCAACGTCGGTGGCAACACGGACTTCCTCAACCTGGCGGACGCGGGGCGCTCGGCCTCCAAGTTCGCATCGAAGGCCAATGCGCTCCGGGCGGCCGGGGTGACGGACGTCGACGGAGTGGCCGGCCCCACCGGATTCATCGGACACCTCGCCGACACCAAGGTGTGCTTCGCCAATATCAAGGCGACGTCCGTCCTGGGCTCGGAGGTGGAGATCGATGTGAAGCTCACCGTGGAGGACAGCCCGAACGCCGCAGGTGTCATCGCGAACGCCGTCCGGCTGGGCAAGACCGCCACCGACCGGGGTCTGTCCGGCGCCGTGGAGGACGCCGCCGCCATCCTCTTCAAGAGCCCCCCGCGCGGCCTGCCCGAATCCGAGGCGAGGGCCGCCTTCCTGGACTTCGTCTCCTGACGTCTGCCGGCTACGAGCAAGGGAGAAGGTCAATGCTCTCGATACAACGGGACTCCCGCACGGTTGAGGACCTGCCCTACGAACTCGTCGAGCGCAAGGGAGTGGGACACCCGGACACCATGTGCGACGCCATGGCGGAGCGGATGTCCCGCTACTACTCGCTGCACTGCCTCAAGGAGTTCGGCGGTGTGGCGCACCACTGGTTCGACAAGGTGACGCTGTACGGGGGCGGCGCCGACATCGACTACGGCCGGGGGGATCTCACCGCGCCCTACCGGGTGAAGGTCTTCGGGAAGGGGGCCTTCCGGGTCGGCAGTGTCGAGATTCCGGTACAGGACATCCTGTTCCAGGCCGCTGCGGACGTACTGGGCCAGGTCACCACCGGGTTCGATGCGGACCGACATCTGGTCATCGAGGTCGGTGTGGTCGACCATCAGGGCTCCGGCCGCGGTGTGTCACGGTACCAACCCACCTCATCGAATGAGTTGGTGCCCCTTCGTTCGCCCGGGTTGGTCTCCAACGACACCAACCTGCTGCACGGCTATGCACCGTTGTCCCGCCTGGAGACCGCGGTCCTGGAGCTGGAGCACCTCATCAACGGAGCGGCGTTCAAGCAGCGGCACCCGGACTCCGGTTGGGACGTCAAGGTGTTCGGGAGTCGCCGCGGCGAGGCGTTCAGCCTGGTCGTCAACATGCCGTTCCTCGCCTCTCACATCGATTCGATGGATCACTACCGCGCGCGCAAGGCGGTGGTCCAGGAGGAGTTGGAGGCGTTTGTGACGTCCCTGGAGATCGGGGACTTCAGAATGCTGATGAACGCGACCGACCGCAACGGCCGCCCCTATTTGACGGCGTTGGGGTCCGTCGCGGACACCGGCGATGTGGGTGTGGTCGGGCGGGGAAACCGGGTCAACGGTCTGATCACTCCGATGCGACCGATGAGCATCGAGGCACCCGCGGGCAAGAACCCCCTGGACCACACCGGCAAGATCTACAACGTCATGGCCATGCGCCTGGCCCAGCAGGTGCACGAGGAGTTCGGCGGCCCTGCTCAGGTGCACATCTTCACTTCCAAGGAAGCGCCGCTGGAGCGACCGGACGAGGTCGTCGTCACGACCGGGGGCGCGGACGAGTCGGCGCTCACGGACCTGGTGGAAACCGCCGTGGCCAGCACCGGCGATCTGACCGCCGAGCTGATCGAGACGGGCATCACGCTGTGGTGACCGAGGCCCGTGTGCGGGCCCTGGTCACCGACGCCCACCGGCTGCGACAGCGGCAGGACACCGGACCGCACCACCATCCGGTACCGGCTACGGGCAGCCACTTCGTCATCCTGGTCAAGCCCGAGGTCCTGGACACCGACGGTGCAGCCGATGCGATGTCGGAGGTCGTCCGGGTGCTGGGCGCGGGCGAGGCGGACATCCTGCGCTGTGCACTGGTGCCCGCCAGCCACTTCGCCGAACGACGCTACCTCCTGCTGCACTACCCCCGGCTACACCGAGTCGCCGCCGATGGAGTCCATGCGTTGTGCACCGAGGCCCACCGTGAGCTGCGCTCGCTCCTGGACTCGTCAGGCGCGCTCGGGGCTCTCGGCGCGTTCGAGGCGATGACGTACGACACGGTCCTCTCGCCGACGGTGCTCGACGAGCGTTGCCGACGGGCGGGCATCCACAAACTGGGCTCCGGCTCCTACGCCTCGGTGGTGGAGTTGAACGGCCGCCCCGTGGTCGTGTTGAACGGCTTCCTCCCTGCGCTGGTCGGGCACTACGACCACACCACCGCCCTGGTCGGCTTGGTCGAGTGCCACAGCCTTCGGGAGATCGACGATCTGCGCACGCACCTTCTCGGGGCCCTGCACCCTGCCGCCGCGGCACCCGACTCGCTCCGCGGCGCCCTGCACTCCCTGGTCGAGGGGAGGGGATCCCCGTCGCTCTCCGAGGGCCGCAACGCGGTTCATCTGTCGGCCGGGCACCTGGAGGGGATGTTCCAGGTCTGGCGGTACTTCTCGGCGGCCGACGGGCAGGGCATCACGAGCACGGCTCTGGGGCGGTCCCTGGTCGACCGAGGGGTGTCCTCGACGGCCCTGACGTCCCTGGCCGGTGACCACAATCTGACCGGGGACTCCGGCGAGACCCTCGCTCCCCACGGGGCCACGGAGCACCTCCCGCGCCCCGAGGTCCTCGACCTCGTGGGGCAATGGACGGCGACCGGAAAGGAAGTCGAAGAGTGAGCGAACTCCCGCGCGGGCTGGCAGGGCGCACCGCGGTGGTGACCGGCGGTGCGCAGGGCATCGGTGCAGCGGTCGTCGAACGGCTGTGCTTCGAGGGCTGCCGGGTCGTCGTCTACGACAGGAGCGCCGAACACGGCCGCGCCGTGGTGGACCACTGGCAGCACAAGGGTCATGCGGTGCACCTGGCCGTCGGTGATGTGATGGACGCGGCAGCGGTGGATGCGGCCTTCGCAGGTGTCCCGGCGGGCTGGTCGACGCCCACGCTGCTGGTGAACCTGGCAGCGGGCTTCGTCTTCAAGGGGCTGGACGCGACCCCCACGGATTGGCACGCCGCCTTCGATCCCACCATCATCGGACTGACCCTGATCACCCGACGCTTCGTCGCGGGGCTGCCGGAACACCACGCGGACGCGGCCATCGTGAACATGGCGTCGATCTCGGCACACATCGCGCAGAGCGGCTATCTGACGTACAACACCAGCAAGACGGCGGTGCTCGGACTCACTCGATGCCTGG
Coding sequences within:
- a CDS encoding acyl-CoA dehydrogenase family protein, with protein sequence MTVADDQTPDPVEDDEAPHRVLLDSGWSTAWQPGAVAEEHTGADRIRALAASGYAALPIPADFGGGGAGLVEVASAQRALGMVDPSAAIALNMHAFTVGLMTDYWKRHRDTSWMLLEGIARSGALVASAFAEPGGSPNFLSSRSEAVQTPKGYRVSGVKYPCSLASTATLVCLTARVTGTDETILALCPSSSPGLTVEGEWPSLGMRQSDTAKLVLHDVELDDRLVFHRGPADVIDDNVISGMVWFAVLLSATYHGVLSGLLDLAHRGVVRAGAHGPRTALLGRATRELLTLGGACRQLGADVESGAIAGRAALAAAVGLRATLSDTRDRVLSAVTPVLGSRLYGRGQRAADLLVDSLAVHHHPPSLLMCDEVVGAFCTGREISFDPAG
- a CDS encoding type II toxin-antitoxin system RatA family toxin, which gives rise to MPHVEVNLPIDAPASDAWRAVTRLEDYADYMENVESVTVRGQTEAGARVSEWSVYLKGSVLEWVEEDELDEATRTMTFTQVSGDLDEFRGYWRVEDGGRGTSVVTFSVDFEIGIPLLADMLNPVAAKALRENSEHMLRAIERRITVS
- a CDS encoding NAD-dependent epimerase/dehydratase family protein, whose translation is MTPPARILVTGATGAVGSAVQRALDAAGHATYGVSRRGGTGARQYAWRIGQEAAPDALRGPWPVVVHCAADTRWNLSTERAAEANITPLRALLSTIGPETHFIHLSSSYVTGLEGTSDPSAPDAYRNSYEWSKAAAERLVRAERESADIVRFPIVMGARSDGRLDRYSGFFWLPSSLCSGAVPALVAEGKALLDMVSTDDVADHIVRIVAGGPPSDHRLAVLGRGDRAQRVEEVFDTILDALNSWRTEAGVPRLDHLPYVTPDQWNRFYLPFAEQYLDRAQLVRVTAFRAYQGYLSVTEPFAVTDRVADTAQVLHRSIRRWADMHDASARRVPRPWGA
- a CDS encoding inositol-3-phosphate synthase, yielding MKSVRVALAGAGNCAWSFSQFVAQAQADPETRLPGLMCHTVGGYRLSDVRIVAAFDVDAAKVGLPLAEAFTAPAICATDFTPLGVDRNAPVLAAPVLDGLAGPLGAVVELAESARDTTQEDVSKALAEHEVDVLVIVLPTGASQAIRMFANAALAAGVAVVNATPEELARDVDLRRRFADAGLVLLGDDLRSHVGATSLHTTLIELLLSRGLVLASTYQLNVGGNTDFLNLADAGRSASKFASKANALRAAGVTDVDGVAGPTGFIGHLADTKVCFANIKATSVLGSEVEIDVKLTVEDSPNAAGVIANAVRLGKTATDRGLSGAVEDAAAILFKSPPRGLPESEARAAFLDFVS
- a CDS encoding methionine adenosyltransferase, with the translated sequence MLSIQRDSRTVEDLPYELVERKGVGHPDTMCDAMAERMSRYYSLHCLKEFGGVAHHWFDKVTLYGGGADIDYGRGDLTAPYRVKVFGKGAFRVGSVEIPVQDILFQAAADVLGQVTTGFDADRHLVIEVGVVDHQGSGRGVSRYQPTSSNELVPLRSPGLVSNDTNLLHGYAPLSRLETAVLELEHLINGAAFKQRHPDSGWDVKVFGSRRGEAFSLVVNMPFLASHIDSMDHYRARKAVVQEELEAFVTSLEIGDFRMLMNATDRNGRPYLTALGSVADTGDVGVVGRGNRVNGLITPMRPMSIEAPAGKNPLDHTGKIYNVMAMRLAQQVHEEFGGPAQVHIFTSKEAPLERPDEVVVTTGGADESALTDLVETAVASTGDLTAELIETGITLW
- a CDS encoding SDR family NAD(P)-dependent oxidoreductase, translated to MSELPRGLAGRTAVVTGGAQGIGAAVVERLCFEGCRVVVYDRSAEHGRAVVDHWQHKGHAVHLAVGDVMDAAAVDAAFAGVPAGWSTPTLLVNLAAGFVFKGLDATPTDWHAAFDPTIIGLTLITRRFVAGLPEHHADAAIVNMASISAHIAQSGYLTYNTSKTAVLGLTRCLAQELAPRGIRVNSVSPGTVWNANNERYHREALGLDRAAAEAAPEHGGKFLLRRFADPSEVAAPIAFLLSSEASFITGTDLVVDGGYLAV